The genomic segment AGCGCGGGCGCGCTGCGGGTGGCGGGCGTGCCCGTCGACGCCGTCTTCCGGTTCTTCACGGTCGACGACGTCTGCGCGGACACCCGGGCCGCGCGGCACGCGGAGCCGATCCTCCGGGCGCACGAGGAGGGCAGGGCCGTCCTGTGGACGCCCATGGACAGCTCCCTCTACTCCAACAAGGGCGCGCTGTCCCTGCTCTCCGACCCCGGCCACGGCGCCGTGTTCACCGACGCGGAACGGCGGGCCGTGGACCGGCTGCTGCCCTGGACCCGGCTGCTCGCGGACGGTCCCACCCGGGTCGGCGACCGGACCGTCGACATGCTCGACCACTGCGTCGAGCGCCGCACCGAGCTCATCGCGAAGCCGCTGCGGGACTTCGGCGGTACGGGCATCCTCGTGGGCTGGGAGCTGAGCCCCCACGCCTGGGAGTCGGCTCTGCGGGACGCCGTGAAGGACCACTTCATCGTCCAGGAGCGTGTGACGCCCCGAACGGAGAAGGTCGTGGACCCGGGGACGGCGGCCGTCGAGGAGTGGATCGCGGCCTGGGGGGTGTTCATCACCCCGGGTGGATACGCGGGGACGGACGTACGGGCCTCGCCCGCCGGCTCCGGGGCCGTGGTGAACTACGGAACCAACCAACTGACCCGCACCACAGGCGTCTTCACCCACTGAGCGCCCACTGTGCACCCACCGGGCAGGTGCCGGACGCAACGGGCCCCATGGCACGGACCGCCGTCCCGCACCCACCGGGATCGGCGCGGAAATCCGTGGCGGGACCTTCGATACAGTGACGGAGCCACTGCCACACCATCACCAGGAGTCACGTTGTCGTCTCCCGCCCTCAGCCCCGAAGCCTGGCTCGCCCGAGCGACGATCGCCCCCGAGGTCATCGCGCTGCGGCCCGACTACCGCGCGCTGCTCGTCGTCGCCGAGGGACTGCGCCCCGGCCCCAGCGACGGGACCAGCGAGCGACTGCTGGCCGACGCCGAGCGCGTGGCCCGGGAGCGGTTCGCGGACACCGCGCTGGAGGAGCACCCGCACATCGCCGCATGGCGGGAGACGTTCAAGGCCGCCGGGATGAAGCCCCAGCGCACCCGCCCCAGCGCGGAGGCGCTGCTGCGCAGGCTCGCCGACGGGCTGCCGCGCGTCAACCGGCTGACCGACATCTACAACGCGGTGTCCGTCGCGCATGTGCTGCCGCTGGGCGGCGAGGACCTCGACCGCTATCAAGGCCCGGCCCGTCTGGTCCGGGCCACCGGTGAGGAGACCTTCGACACCACCGCGAAGGGCGAGGCGGTCGTGGAGTCGCCGGACGCGGGCGAAGTGGTCTGGCGCGACGACCTCGGCGTCACCTGCCGCCGCTGGAACTGGCGTCAGTGCACCCGGACGCAGCTGAGCGAGAAGACCACTCGCGCGCTGTTCATCCTGGACGCCCTCGGGGCGATGGACGACGCCGCGCTGGAGAGCGCCGGACAGGCCCTCGTCGACGGACTGCGCGAGGCGAACCCCGACGCGCGCACGGCCGTACGGCTGGTCACCGGCACGTCGAGCGAGCCGGTCTCATGCTGATCCACCCCTGGGACGCGGCGTTCAACGACGGGGAGTGGCGTCAATGGCTCGCCGCTGGGCGGGACTTCGGGCACTTCGCCGTCAACACCTCGCCGGGGAACCCACCGGAGGTCCTTCCCACCCACTTCCTCCTCGACGGTGACACGGTCCTGCTGCACTTCGCCCGGGCGAACCCCGTCTGGAAGGCACTGGAGGCCGCGCCCACGGTGCTGATCAGCATCGCCGACGACTACACGTACGTCCCGTCGTCCTGGCGCGCCAAGGACGACGAGCCGGCGGAGAACGGTGTGCCGACGTCGTACTACAGCGCCGTGCATCTGATCGGCGAGGCGGAGATCGTCGACGATCCGGTGGAGAAGGCGGAGCTGCTGACCCGCCAACTGGCCCACCACCAGCCGGAGGGCGGCCACGCCCCGGTGCTCGCGACCGAGCCCCCGTACGGACGCCAGCTCTCGGCGATACGGGGCATCCGGATACGTCTGACGTCGGTGGCGGCGAAGTTCAAGTACGACGACCACCGCCCCGCCGGACAGCGCGAACGCATCGCCGGACACCTGGTGGCCCGCGACGGCCTCAACGACGCGGCGGCCGCCCGCCAACAACTCCGCCGCCTGCACGAACAGCCGTGACCGGCCCGCCGCCCCCGGTGCCTGAGGCCGTGTCCTCAGGCACCGGGGGCGGCGCGCGCACACGACCGGTCGGTGCCGGAGCGGAACAGTCCCCGGCGAGCGCCGTGACCGGGGGCGTCGGCCCGGCGGGCTCGGCGGGCGCTGTGCCCTGCGGTCCGGGGCGTGGCCACGAAGGTCTCTTCGGGCTCAGGAAGTCGTCAGGGAGAGGAAGTTCTCCATCAGCTTCCGCACCTGACGCCGGTACGCGGAGTAGTACAGCGGTACGTCCGCCCGCGTGGCGGCGACCACCGGGGCGTCCACGGCCTCTCCGGGAGGCGCGTCCGCGGCGGCGTCCAGCCATGCCTCCAGCAGCCGGTCGTCGACTTCGACGTGATACTGCACGCCGTAGGCGCGTTCGCCGATACGGAACGCCTGATGGGGGGAGCCGGAATCGGAGTACGCCAAGAGCTGGGCTCCTGCGGGGAGTTCGAGCGAGTCGGCGTGCCACTGGAACATCCGCTGTTTCTCCGGCAGACCGGAGAAGAGAGGATCACGAGTGCCCGCTTCGGTCAAACCTACGGTCTGGAATCCGAAATTCACCCGTGTACCGCGGTGAATGACAGCGCCCATGGCATGAGCCAGGATCTGAGCGCCCAGACAGATGCCCAGGCAGGGCTGCCCTCGTTCCACCGCGTCCCGCAGCAGTTCCTTCTCCTCGACCAGACAGGGATGGAGATCGTCGTCCGCCGCGTGCTGCCCACCGCCCAGGACGATGACCGCGTCATGATCGAGGCCGTCGGGTATCGGCTCCTTCTGCGCGTGGACGACGTCGTAACCGACACCGGCCTCGCGCAGCGCCGAGCCGATGTCCCCCTCCGAAGCGGTGGCACTGTTCTGGACTATCAGAATCCGAGACAAGAGGGACGGCTCCTTAATGGCAGCGGATTATTTGTTGAAGTACGACACCAGAAGTCCGGCGGCGACCGCCCACATCATGCAGCCGACCGCGATGTCAAGAATTTTCCAGGCCAGTGGCTTCTTGAAGAAGGGAGCCAGCAGAGAAGCCCCGTAAGCGAGACTGAAGAACCAGACGACCGACGCGATCATGGCTCCGACACCGAATGCGAACCGGTCGAACCCAATGTAATGCGAGCCGACGCTCCCGACCAGTACGACGGTGTCAAGATATACGTGAGGATTCAGCAGACTGAGCGCAAGAGCGGCAATTACGGTGGTGCGCAGATCTCCGACCGGTGCGGCGGTCTCCACGTCCATGCTTTTCATCCGGGCAGCGGAACGAAATGCCTTGACGCCGTAGAAGAGCAGGAAAAGCGCGCCGCCCCAGGTCGCGATCGCCGTCACCGTGGAGCTGGCCGCGATGGCCGTGCCCACACCGGCCACACCGACCGCGATCAGCGTGACGTCACAGATCGCGCTGACGCTCGCCACGGCGAGGACGCGCTTGCGCATCAGCCCATGACGGATGACGAACGCATTCTGTGCGCCGATCGCAATGATCAGGCCGGCTCCGACGGCGAATCCCTGCACCAGGGGTACGGCAGTCAAGATAATCCCTTTCCATGCACGAAGCGCTTTTCCCTTGCGGAGAGCGCGCTCCGGCGACAGACGGATTCGCGACCCCCATTTGCGCCGACAGTCCCACAGATTGAATCATGTGGTTCGCTCGCGAACAGTGTCAAGCCTGATCAGCGCACGCCGCCCCTCTAATCCTCCGGCCGATGGTGGCCATAGCGGCCATGGCACCAACTGGCCAGTGCGGCGTGTGACGATTCCTGGTAAATGTCTGAGGGGCGGCTGCGAGGATCTTGCATGCGACCGACGGCGACCTGGAAGCGTGCGGGCCGTCTTCATCACGCCGAATCCTGAGGAGTGGCCTCCGTGGCAATCACAATCGATCAGGAAGCCCAGGCGGCCTTGGCACCCGGCCTGGTCTCCATGTCACGCGCGCTGTACCACCGCGGCTGGATGGAGGGTACCTCGGGGAACCTCTCCGCCCGCCCGGCCGGCGACAGGGATCTGGCCCTCGTGACCGCGAGCGGCCGTTCCAAGGGCGAGCTGACCGACGAGGACGTCGTGCCGGTGGAGGTGTCCACCTCGAAGCCGCTGCGCGACGGCGGACCACGGCCGTCGGCGGAGACGTCCATCCACACGGCGCTGTACCGGTCGGCCGCCGACTGCGAGGCGGTGATCCACGCGCACGCGCCGTACGCCACGGCCGTGGCCGGCGTCACGGCCCACCGCGGTGAAACGTCCGTACGCATCGAGGACTTCGAGCTCATCAAGGGCCTCGGACTGGCGGACCCCTCGTCGGTCACCGTCCCGGTCTTCCCCAACTGGCCCGACGTGGGGCGGATCGGCTCCGACGTCGAGACCCACTACCGCTCCGCCGGCGCCGGGGCGCCGCCCGTGCTGCTGATCGCCCACCACGGCGCCACGGTCTGGGGACCCACCCTGGAGGCGGCCCGCAACCGGCTGGAATGTCTCGAAGGCATCTGCCGACTACTGCTCCTGACGGGGCATCACCTCTGATCGACGCGACACCGCCACACCGCCACACCGCCACACCGCCACACCGCCGACGATCGAGCATCGGGCAGTCCCGAACCCGTAGCCGTAGCCGTAGCCGTACCGAACACCACAACGCGAGAGGACCGGACACCATGACACTGCTGCGCACCATGCCTGTGGACGACCCGAGCAGCACCCTGTCGCTCACCGAGGACCCCGCCGGGATCACGAAGTTCCTCGCGGACGCCGGCATTCGTTACGAACGCTGGGACACCGACCGCGGGCTGGCCGCCGACGCCGCCGAGGAAGCCGTCCTCGCGGCCTACCGGACCGAGATCGACGCGGTCAGCGCCGCCGGCGACTACCGCTTCATCGACGTCGTGCGGATGCGGCCCGCGCCCGACGACCCGACGTGGCCGGAGAAGGCCCGCACAGCCCGCTCCCGTTTCCTTGAGGAGCACCGGCACGCGGAGGACGAGGTCCGCTTCTTCCCGGCCGGCCGCGGCTGCTTCTATCTGCACATCGACGACCGCGTCCACGCGGTCGTCTGCGAAGCGGGCGATCTGCTGTCGGTGCCCGCCGGCACGGTTCACTGGTTCGACATGGGCACCGTCCCCGAGTTCACCGCCGTCCGCTTCTTCCAGAAGGAGGACGGCTGGGTCGGCGACTTCGTGGAGAACTCGATCGCCTCGCGGTTCCCGACGCTCGACCAGATCCAGGCCGAGCGGTGATCCGCGCGATCGTACTCGACATCG from the Streptomyces sp. AM 4-1-1 genome contains:
- a CDS encoding cupin, with product MTLLRTMPVDDPSSTLSLTEDPAGITKFLADAGIRYERWDTDRGLAADAAEEAVLAAYRTEIDAVSAAGDYRFIDVVRMRPAPDDPTWPEKARTARSRFLEEHRHAEDEVRFFPAGRGCFYLHIDDRVHAVVCEAGDLLSVPAGTVHWFDMGTVPEFTAVRFFQKEDGWVGDFVENSIASRFPTLDQIQAER
- a CDS encoding LysE/ArgO family amino acid transporter — encoded protein: MTAVPLVQGFAVGAGLIIAIGAQNAFVIRHGLMRKRVLAVASVSAICDVTLIAVGVAGVGTAIAASSTVTAIATWGGALFLLFYGVKAFRSAARMKSMDVETAAPVGDLRTTVIAALALSLLNPHVYLDTVVLVGSVGSHYIGFDRFAFGVGAMIASVVWFFSLAYGASLLAPFFKKPLAWKILDIAVGCMMWAVAAGLLVSYFNK
- a CDS encoding FMN-binding negative transcriptional regulator, encoding MLIHPWDAAFNDGEWRQWLAAGRDFGHFAVNTSPGNPPEVLPTHFLLDGDTVLLHFARANPVWKALEAAPTVLISIADDYTYVPSSWRAKDDEPAENGVPTSYYSAVHLIGEAEIVDDPVEKAELLTRQLAHHQPEGGHAPVLATEPPYGRQLSAIRGIRIRLTSVAAKFKYDDHRPAGQRERIAGHLVARDGLNDAAAARQQLRRLHEQP
- a CDS encoding phenylalanine--tRNA ligase beta subunit-related protein; its protein translation is MSSPALSPEAWLARATIAPEVIALRPDYRALLVVAEGLRPGPSDGTSERLLADAERVARERFADTALEEHPHIAAWRETFKAAGMKPQRTRPSAEALLRRLADGLPRVNRLTDIYNAVSVAHVLPLGGEDLDRYQGPARLVRATGEETFDTTAKGEAVVESPDAGEVVWRDDLGVTCRRWNWRQCTRTQLSEKTTRALFILDALGAMDDAALESAGQALVDGLREANPDARTAVRLVTGTSSEPVSC
- a CDS encoding type 1 glutamine amidotransferase codes for the protein MSRILIVQNSATASEGDIGSALREAGVGYDVVHAQKEPIPDGLDHDAVIVLGGGQHAADDDLHPCLVEEKELLRDAVERGQPCLGICLGAQILAHAMGAVIHRGTRVNFGFQTVGLTEAGTRDPLFSGLPEKQRMFQWHADSLELPAGAQLLAYSDSGSPHQAFRIGERAYGVQYHVEVDDRLLEAWLDAAADAPPGEAVDAPVVAATRADVPLYYSAYRRQVRKLMENFLSLTTS
- the mtnB gene encoding methylthioribulose 1-phosphate dehydratase; the encoded protein is MAITIDQEAQAALAPGLVSMSRALYHRGWMEGTSGNLSARPAGDRDLALVTASGRSKGELTDEDVVPVEVSTSKPLRDGGPRPSAETSIHTALYRSAADCEAVIHAHAPYATAVAGVTAHRGETSVRIEDFELIKGLGLADPSSVTVPVFPNWPDVGRIGSDVETHYRSAGAGAPPVLLIAHHGATVWGPTLEAARNRLECLEGICRLLLLTGHHL